A genomic region of Nymphaea colorata isolate Beijing-Zhang1983 chromosome 2, ASM883128v2, whole genome shotgun sequence contains the following coding sequences:
- the LOC116247328 gene encoding protein LNK1-like isoform X6, whose protein sequence is MLGSEWSSYELEDIVWDEFGESDDHIVPRPGSGLENACAGHVDCTKKPCLELENPTEGGTDDTVSVNVNDFDAENGGLYPGTKKEPLTPSIETSSWPENVLNDPYSTEDADKVELLAEGKNKLSGNEERALIDEFSDGDPILRNRDSMNYSDLCAFSLTDISPTDTDLELFGSELEDKESSSFLGYGWPNIGNFDDVDKMFRNCDATFGQQSADNADDQAWASSSSLRTDGTDAKLVFRSSDLDMFPLKNEKEHDDDLDKQTYPSYGEKLNRDSEVERATQREKVDGQRTLFKSQSQFEGKRSEASLERARAATHASDHTGENLIASASPPLISQAYASTVKAPEMQRWRSDSFRYMDTDMSDMQLGYSYNSDQVLVQGLPFIKPEVQSHVSLPYNVPGGASRHRKALHRSRDPSPKHPGMTPEEKIEKLRRRQKMRAALSMMQQQTGFVCQTQLADQAPPVQVKPEGIHNEVRGQTKAEMQSLENSALEIDSATQESSCMSSMLTEDSSLEEACLCQLQDVITQLNNKTKLCIRDSLYRLARSAMQRHNVGDANSCCKGSRDKNESLGMDGHATQEKLQSERCEGLINMETVTNPIDRAVAHLLFHKPPDVSAKPLNGMLPLESHITANIQKSWMSHVFAYCSGQPNHSLPSIHNDLNKQGHHLSSRSVSPKEQAHPIS, encoded by the exons ATGCTAGGATCTGAGTGGAGCTCTTACGAG CTTGAAGATATTGTCTGGGATGAGTTTGGTGAGAGTGATGACCATATAGTGCCTCGTCCTGGCTCCGGACTAGAAAATGCATGTGCTGGCCATGTGGATTGTACAAAGAAACCTTGTCTTGAGCTAGAGAATCCCACCGAAGGAGGCACAGATGACACCGTGTCTGTTAATGTCAATGATTTTGATGCAGAAAATGGAGGCCTGTATCCTGGCACCAAAAAAGAACCGCTCACTCCATCTATTGAGACATCTAGTTGGCCTGAAAACGTACTTAATGATCCATACAGCACAGAGGATGCTGACAAGGTGGAATTATTAgcagaaggaaaaaataaattatctgGAAATGAGGAGCGTGCTTTAATTGATGAGTTCTCTGATGGCGATCCTATTCTAAGAAACCGAGACTCTATGAACTATAGTGACCTATGTGCTTTTTCGCTTACTGATATCTCTCCAACAGATACTGATCTTGAATTATTTGGAAGTGAGCTTGAGGACAAAGAGAGCTCTAGTTTCCTTGGCTATGGGTGGCCTAATATTGGAAACTTCGATGATGTGGATAAAATGTTTAG AAATTGTGATGCAACGTTTGGTCAACAAAGTGCAGATAATGCAGATGACCAAGCCTGGGCCTCATCTTCCTCACTTAGAACAGATGGGACTGATGCTAAATTAGTCTTCAGGTCTTCAGATTTGGACATGTTCCCActgaagaatgaaaaagagcATGATG aTGATCTGGACAAACAGACTTACCCTTCCTATGGAGAAAAATTAAACAGAGATTCAGAGGTTGAAAGAGCTACGCAAAGAGAAAAG GTTGATGGACAAAGGACATTGTTTAAGTCTCAAAGCCAATTTGAAGGAAAGAGAAGCGAAGCATCTCTAGAACGTGCTAGAGCAGCTACTCATGCTAGTGACCATACTGGAGAAAACCTCATAGCATCAGCTTCTCCACCCTTGATCTCACAAGCATATGCTTCTACTGTCAAAGCACCAGAAATGCAACGATGGAGGTCTGATTCCTTTAGGTACATGGACACAGACATGTCGGACATGCAGCTAGGGTATAGTTACAACTCAGATCAAGTTCTGGTGCAAGGCTTGCCATTTATTAAACCTGAAGTCCAGAGTCATGTTTCACTTCCTTATAATGTTCCTGGTGGTGCTTCACGTCATAGAAAAGCTCTACATCGATCTAGAGATCCTTCACCAAAGCATCCAGGAATGacaccagaagaaaaaatagaaaagctgAGAAGACGCCAGAAAATGCGTGCTGCTTTATCCATGATGCAGCAACAAACTGGTTTTGTTTGTCAAACACAACTGGCTGATCAAGCTCCTCCTGTTCAAGTTAAGCCAGAGGGAATTCATAATGAAGTTAGAGGTCAAACTAAAGCCGAAATGCAAAGCCTGGAAAATTCTGCTCTTGAAATTGATTCAGCTACACAAGAAAGCTCTTGTATGAGCTCGATGCTAACAGAAGATTCTTCTCTTGAAGAGGCTTGTTTGTGTCAGCTTCAGGATGTAATCACACAG TTGAATAATAAAACAAAGCTGTGCATCCGAGATAGTTTGTATCGTTTGGCAAGGAGCGCTATGCAAAGGCATAATGTTGGTGATGCGAACAGCTGTTGCAAAGGTAGTCGAGACAAAAATGAGAGCCTCGGCATGGATGGACATGCTACTCAAGAAAAGTTGCAGTCTGAGAG GTGCGAGGGGCTGATCAACATGGAAACTGTTACAAATCCTATTGATCGAGCCGTGGCACATTTACTCTTCCACAAGCCGCCTGATGTTTCAGCGAAGCCTCTTAATGGTATGTTACCTTTGGAGTCCCACATTACGGCAAACATACAGAAGTCTTGGATGTCCCATGTGTTTGCATACTGTTCAGGGCAGCCTAATCATTCATTGCCCAGTATACACAACGATCTCAATAAGCAAGGTCATCATCTTAGCAGCCGATCTGTTTCACCTAAAGAACAAGCGCACCCTATTTCTTGA
- the LOC116247328 gene encoding protein LNK1-like isoform X1, translating to MLGSEWSSYELEDIVWDEFGESDDHIVPRPGSGLENACAGHVDCTKKPCLELENPTEGGTDDTVSVNVNDFDAENGGLYPGTKKEPLTPSIETSSWPENVLNDPYSTEDADKVELLAEGKNKLSGNEERALIDEFSDGDPILRNRDSMNYSDLCAFSLTDISPTDTDLELFGSELEDKESSSFLGYGWPNIGNFDDVDKMFRNCDATFGQQSADNADDQAWASSSSLRTDGTDAKLVFRSSDLDMFPLKNEKEHDGAGAETVLYDLDKQTYPSYGEKLNRDSEVERATQREKQVDGQRTLFKSQSQFEGKRSEASLERARAATHASDHTGENLIASASPPLISQAYASTVKAPEMQRWRSDSFRYMDTDMSDMQLGYSYNSDQVLVQGLPFIKPEVQSHVSLPYNVPGGASRHRKALHRSRDPSPKHPGMTPEEKIEKLRRRQKMRAALSMMQQQTGFVCQTQLADQAPPVQVKPEGIHNEVRGQTKAEMQSLENSALEIDSATQESSCMSSMLTEDSSLEEACLCQLQDVITQLNNKTKLCIRDSLYRLARSAMQRHNVGDANSCCKGSRDKNESLGMDGHATQEKLQSERCEGLINMETVTNPIDRAVAHLLFHKPPDVSAKPLNGMLPLESHITANIQKSWMSHVFAYCSGQPNHSLPSIHNDLNKQGHHLSSRSVSPKEQAHPIS from the exons ATGCTAGGATCTGAGTGGAGCTCTTACGAG CTTGAAGATATTGTCTGGGATGAGTTTGGTGAGAGTGATGACCATATAGTGCCTCGTCCTGGCTCCGGACTAGAAAATGCATGTGCTGGCCATGTGGATTGTACAAAGAAACCTTGTCTTGAGCTAGAGAATCCCACCGAAGGAGGCACAGATGACACCGTGTCTGTTAATGTCAATGATTTTGATGCAGAAAATGGAGGCCTGTATCCTGGCACCAAAAAAGAACCGCTCACTCCATCTATTGAGACATCTAGTTGGCCTGAAAACGTACTTAATGATCCATACAGCACAGAGGATGCTGACAAGGTGGAATTATTAgcagaaggaaaaaataaattatctgGAAATGAGGAGCGTGCTTTAATTGATGAGTTCTCTGATGGCGATCCTATTCTAAGAAACCGAGACTCTATGAACTATAGTGACCTATGTGCTTTTTCGCTTACTGATATCTCTCCAACAGATACTGATCTTGAATTATTTGGAAGTGAGCTTGAGGACAAAGAGAGCTCTAGTTTCCTTGGCTATGGGTGGCCTAATATTGGAAACTTCGATGATGTGGATAAAATGTTTAG AAATTGTGATGCAACGTTTGGTCAACAAAGTGCAGATAATGCAGATGACCAAGCCTGGGCCTCATCTTCCTCACTTAGAACAGATGGGACTGATGCTAAATTAGTCTTCAGGTCTTCAGATTTGGACATGTTCCCActgaagaatgaaaaagagcATGATGGTGCTGGTGCAGAAACAGTTCTTT aTGATCTGGACAAACAGACTTACCCTTCCTATGGAGAAAAATTAAACAGAGATTCAGAGGTTGAAAGAGCTACGCAAAGAGAAAAG CAGGTTGATGGACAAAGGACATTGTTTAAGTCTCAAAGCCAATTTGAAGGAAAGAGAAGCGAAGCATCTCTAGAACGTGCTAGAGCAGCTACTCATGCTAGTGACCATACTGGAGAAAACCTCATAGCATCAGCTTCTCCACCCTTGATCTCACAAGCATATGCTTCTACTGTCAAAGCACCAGAAATGCAACGATGGAGGTCTGATTCCTTTAGGTACATGGACACAGACATGTCGGACATGCAGCTAGGGTATAGTTACAACTCAGATCAAGTTCTGGTGCAAGGCTTGCCATTTATTAAACCTGAAGTCCAGAGTCATGTTTCACTTCCTTATAATGTTCCTGGTGGTGCTTCACGTCATAGAAAAGCTCTACATCGATCTAGAGATCCTTCACCAAAGCATCCAGGAATGacaccagaagaaaaaatagaaaagctgAGAAGACGCCAGAAAATGCGTGCTGCTTTATCCATGATGCAGCAACAAACTGGTTTTGTTTGTCAAACACAACTGGCTGATCAAGCTCCTCCTGTTCAAGTTAAGCCAGAGGGAATTCATAATGAAGTTAGAGGTCAAACTAAAGCCGAAATGCAAAGCCTGGAAAATTCTGCTCTTGAAATTGATTCAGCTACACAAGAAAGCTCTTGTATGAGCTCGATGCTAACAGAAGATTCTTCTCTTGAAGAGGCTTGTTTGTGTCAGCTTCAGGATGTAATCACACAG TTGAATAATAAAACAAAGCTGTGCATCCGAGATAGTTTGTATCGTTTGGCAAGGAGCGCTATGCAAAGGCATAATGTTGGTGATGCGAACAGCTGTTGCAAAGGTAGTCGAGACAAAAATGAGAGCCTCGGCATGGATGGACATGCTACTCAAGAAAAGTTGCAGTCTGAGAG GTGCGAGGGGCTGATCAACATGGAAACTGTTACAAATCCTATTGATCGAGCCGTGGCACATTTACTCTTCCACAAGCCGCCTGATGTTTCAGCGAAGCCTCTTAATGGTATGTTACCTTTGGAGTCCCACATTACGGCAAACATACAGAAGTCTTGGATGTCCCATGTGTTTGCATACTGTTCAGGGCAGCCTAATCATTCATTGCCCAGTATACACAACGATCTCAATAAGCAAGGTCATCATCTTAGCAGCCGATCTGTTTCACCTAAAGAACAAGCGCACCCTATTTCTTGA